In the Malaya genurostris strain Urasoe2022 chromosome 1, Malgen_1.1, whole genome shotgun sequence genome, one interval contains:
- the LOC131426021 gene encoding max-like protein X isoform X2, producing the protein MSENIKHELDMKMEPSSPSEKDRSLYSRCSSAGSVHTPTSSAHNTEDEEDSGDNKSSSTLSYKERRREAHTQAEQKRRDAIKKGYDSLQELVPTCQQTDASGYKLSKASVLQKSIDYIGYLHQHKKKQEDERTSLQKEVMALRIIQKNYEHMLQNQQQSPGRTEARLSDDVKFQVFKAIMDEMFVTFDQLPMNDFPELTSGVIPWLEEHCKPHLLRDVVNRTLGHITASYVRAQQAGSTSGSVKME; encoded by the exons ATGTCTGAAA ACATCAAACATGAGCTTGATATGAAAATGGAGCCATCCAGTCCATCGGAAAAGGATCGCAGCCTTTATTCGCGCTGTTCCAGTGCGGGAAGTGTCCACACTCCGACATCATCTGCCCATAATACAG AGGATGAAGAGGACTCCGGTGATAACAAAAGTAGCAGTACGCTCAGCTACAAAGAGCGCCGCCGGGAAGCACACACTCAGGCCGAGCAGAAACGACGGGATGCTATCAAGAAAGGATACGACTCCTTACAAGAGTTGGTTCCAACCTGCCAGCAGACGGATGCTTCGGGTTACAAACTGAGCAAAGCCTCGGTTCTGCAGAAATCCATTGACTACATAGGCTACCTTCATCAGCACAAAAAGAAACAGGAGGATGAACGAACTTCACTGCAGAAGGAAGTGATGGCACTGCGGATCATTCAGAAGAACTACGAACATATGCTGCAGAACCAACAGCAGTCACCCGGCAGGACAGAGGCCCGACTAAGTGACGATGTCAAATTTCAGGTATTTAAAGCCATCATGGACGAGATGTTTGTTACGTTTGATCAGCTGCCCATGAACGACTTTCCCGAGCTAACCTCCGGTGTCATTCCCTGGCTAGAGGAACACTGCAAGCCACATCTGCTACGAGATGTTGTCAATCGAACGCTGGGTCATATTACGGCCAGTTACGTCCGCGCACAGCAAGCCGGCAGTACGAGTGGTAGCGTTAAGATGGAATGA
- the LOC131426021 gene encoding max-like protein X isoform X1, whose translation MSENIKHELDMKMEPSSPSEKDRSLYSRCSSAGSVHTPTSSAHNTDDLEFSLTEDEEDSGDNKSSSTLSYKERRREAHTQAEQKRRDAIKKGYDSLQELVPTCQQTDASGYKLSKASVLQKSIDYIGYLHQHKKKQEDERTSLQKEVMALRIIQKNYEHMLQNQQQSPGRTEARLSDDVKFQVFKAIMDEMFVTFDQLPMNDFPELTSGVIPWLEEHCKPHLLRDVVNRTLGHITASYVRAQQAGSTSGSVKME comes from the exons ATGTCTGAAA ACATCAAACATGAGCTTGATATGAAAATGGAGCCATCCAGTCCATCGGAAAAGGATCGCAGCCTTTATTCGCGCTGTTCCAGTGCGGGAAGTGTCCACACTCCGACATCATCTGCCCATAATACAG ATGACCTTGAATTTTCTCTAACAGAGGATGAAGAGGACTCCGGTGATAACAAAAGTAGCAGTACGCTCAGCTACAAAGAGCGCCGCCGGGAAGCACACACTCAGGCCGAGCAGAAACGACGGGATGCTATCAAGAAAGGATACGACTCCTTACAAGAGTTGGTTCCAACCTGCCAGCAGACGGATGCTTCGGGTTACAAACTGAGCAAAGCCTCGGTTCTGCAGAAATCCATTGACTACATAGGCTACCTTCATCAGCACAAAAAGAAACAGGAGGATGAACGAACTTCACTGCAGAAGGAAGTGATGGCACTGCGGATCATTCAGAAGAACTACGAACATATGCTGCAGAACCAACAGCAGTCACCCGGCAGGACAGAGGCCCGACTAAGTGACGATGTCAAATTTCAGGTATTTAAAGCCATCATGGACGAGATGTTTGTTACGTTTGATCAGCTGCCCATGAACGACTTTCCCGAGCTAACCTCCGGTGTCATTCCCTGGCTAGAGGAACACTGCAAGCCACATCTGCTACGAGATGTTGTCAATCGAACGCTGGGTCATATTACGGCCAGTTACGTCCGCGCACAGCAAGCCGGCAGTACGAGTGGTAGCGTTAAGATGGAATGA
- the LOC131426023 gene encoding microfibril-associated glycoprotein 4-like, which translates to MKFLPLIVAYGAILCLQGLPRAARGQTYVEVNATDLNEFDIDHFGLKMEQLDMRLMRFELSIQKKVDSISGVLQNLVHVIENLAWHISETERSATSSEHQLRIIAKNLTLLHKEMRDLAMAQQRLPTRTYFDDAMVMLKAQSNCENVPELIQSDNIQTSLVSRPTPRILEACDQLNSYSSSGVYTVQPDGEFSKPIMVYCDQDHNEGGWTVFQYRYNGMVNFYRDWDEYRFGFGKMDGGEFWLGLERIHQLTYSAPHELLILLEDFEGNTTFARFESFEIAGETDLYKVMRIDGYSGTAGDSMSYTKNAYFSTYDEDNDTHEENCSVKYHGAWWYRNCHSR; encoded by the exons ATGAAGTTTCTCCCGTTGATAGTGGCGTACGGAGCGATCCTGTGCCTGCAGGGTTTACCCCGGGCGGCCCGCGGTCAAACGTACGTCGAAGTGAACGCAACCGATCTGAACGAGTTCGATATCGACCATTTCGGGCTGAAAATGGAACAGCTGGATATGCGATTGATGCGGTTCGAGTTGAGCATCCAGAAAAAGGTGGACTCGATTTCCGGGGTCCTACAGAATTTGGTGCACGTGATCGAAAATCTCGCCTGGCACatttcggaaacggaacggTCCGCCACGTCCTCGGAGCACCAGCTGAGAATTATAGCGAAAAATTTGACGCTGCTGCATAAGGAGATGAG GGATTTGGCAATGGCCCAGCAACGGTTGCCCACGAGAACCTACTTCGACGATGCGATGGTGATGCTCAAGGCACAATCGAACTGCGAAAATGTGCCGGAGTTGATACAATCGGATAACATTCAGACGTCGCTGGTATCGAGACCGACACCGCGGATACTGGAAGCGTGCGATCAACTGAATTCGTACAGTTCTTCGGGGGTTTACACCGTTCAGCCGGACGGAGAATTCAGCAAACCGATTATGGTGTACTGTGATCAGGATCATAACGAGGGGGGTTGGACGGTGTTTCAGTATCGGTACAACGGAATGGTAAACTTCTACCGGGATTGGGATGAGTATCGGTTTGGGTTCGGCAAAATGGACGGAGGCGAGTTTTGGCTTGGTTTGGAACGAATTCATCAACTGACGTACTCGGCTCCACACGAACTGCTGATTTTACTGGAAGATTTCGAGGGAAATACCACCTTCGCAAGGTTCGAAAGCTTCGAGATCGCCGGTGAAACGGATCTGTACAAGGTGATGAGAATCGACGGATACAGCGGAACTGCCGGTGATTCAATGAGTTACACAAAGAATGCCTATTTCAGCACCTACGACGAAGATAACGACACTCACGAGGAAAACTGTTCTGTCAAGTATCACGGGGCCTGGTGGTATCGGAACTGTCACTCCAGGTAG